A region of Stegostoma tigrinum isolate sSteTig4 chromosome 3, sSteTig4.hap1, whole genome shotgun sequence DNA encodes the following proteins:
- the mlana gene encoding melanoma antigen recognized by T-cells 1, whose amino-acid sequence MPKGDYIMPGSFGTGRSGLYLRSEEAICIVLLVIILVFLLVIGCWYYRKRNGYLVLQNRHLSNTVVGSLMARHHDSEEGTPLESKSSLHDFTSSNLIPNAPPAYEKNASEQLPPAYSP is encoded by the exons ATGCCAAAAGGTGATTACATCATGCCAGGATCTTTTGGAACTGGAAGAAGTGGACTTTACCTCAGATCAGAAGA GGCCATTTGCATTGTTCTTCTGGTTATAATCCTTGTATTTCTATTGGTCATTGGATGCTGGTACTACAGGAAACGTAATGGATACTTAGTTCTCCAG AACCGGCACTTATCCAACACTGTCGTGGGTTCTTTGATGGCTAGACACcatgacagtgaagaaggaaCCCCACTGGAGAGTAAATCATCATTGCATGATTTCACTAGCTCAAATCTG ATTCCAAATGCTCCTCCTGCATATGAGAAAAATGCTTCAGAACAACTGCCACCAGCATATTCCCCTTAA